Proteins found in one Eriocheir sinensis breed Jianghai 21 unplaced genomic scaffold, ASM2467909v1 Scaffold305, whole genome shotgun sequence genomic segment:
- the LOC126991606 gene encoding protein doublesex-like — protein sequence MSVNWKSECCGSWALILEKEPSRNNVSCKCGVDSTAHRCVHLREPSIQATFTHYPTYNHHPNHDYNHPNNDYNNHNHDFHHPNHYGKDINTHNHRSLPVPCVICVFVGGAANSGAGGGGGDIPGDSGGGGGGGLPQATKTQISGITHGGPVSSPA from the coding sequence ATGTCAGTTAATTGGAAATCTGAGTGTTGTGGCTCATGGGCCCTCATATTGGAGAAGGAACCATCCAGGAATAACGTGTCTTGCAAATGTGGTGTCGACTCCACAGCCCACCGATGCGTACATCTGCGAGAACCCTCCATTCAGGCCACCTTCACGCACTATCCCACCTacaaccaccaccccaaccacgacTACAACCACCCCAACAACGactacaacaaccacaaccacgacTTCCACCATCCTAACCACTACGGAAAAGACATCAACACCCACAACCACagatcccttcccgtcccctgcGTCATCTGCGTCTTCGTCGGTGGTGCTGCTAATAGTGGtgccggtggtggcggtggtgatattcctggtgatagtggtggtggtggtggtggtggtctgccgCAGGCGACGAAGACGCAGATCAGCGGCATCAC